GATATTAAATGACTGTATGTGTCTATAGAAGTGCTTTATAAACCATAAAGTACTACATTTACTTACTGTGGGCCATGCGCAGTATTAAAGCACTTTACATGGATAATCTCGTTTAATCACCACTACAACCCCATGAGCTAATTATTCTTCTGTTTGTGGTAGAGGAATTTGAAGTTCAGCTTGCCCGTGGCCAAGTAACTAGTAGAAGGAGGAGGCTGATGTTCAAAGGCTTACGGGTCCACACTCAAGCCCCCCACCACACTGCTGCCCTGTACACGTGGTCATATGGCCACTACCTACATATTTACATGCCACCTACGTAATGTGGACAACCCGTCTCAGATTCAAACGGACTCTACAGCTGCAACATTCCTGCCTTGTCCTCACTGCAGTATTAACAGGCTCTGGCAGAAGTGGAATGATGAGAATCAGAGGACAGACATCTCTCTGGGAGCTGCTTTTTCCTAAGACCTGGGATACAATTTCCTAACACATTCTTAATTTTATCCCATTTATCTAGACATTAGTCCTAGTCTGATAAATTTCTGGAGTGCCCTCATgctaaatttaaatgtatttattttgtgtgtattataATTCATCCTTAATGAATCAGGAATTCTAAGGTACCTCTTTATCTTAAAGAGTACCTAAGCATAACACATATAGCTTATGTTTTAGTCTCTAAAATTTGGCTGTGTTGGGAAATTAAGATGTTTACAGTctaagccaggtacagtggctcaggtctgaaatctcagcactttgggaggctgaggtgagagggtcactagaggccaggagtttgagaccagcctgggcaacggagcaaaacctcatctctataaatatttttttaaaaataactagctGAGGCCAGGCGAGgtagcccacgcctgtaatcccagcactttgggaggttgagggcaAATCGGTttaggtcgggagttcaagaccagcctgatgagcatggtgaaaccccgtctctactaaaaatacacaaattagccagccatggtggtgcgcgcctgtaatcccagctactccggaggctgaggcaagagaactgcttgaaccccggaggcagaggttgcagtgagccatgatcacgccattgtactccagcctgggcaacaagagcaaaactttgtctcaaaataaaaataaaagtaaaaatgattagctgggcatgatggcatgtgcctatagtcccagctactcaggaggctgaagggggaggatcatttgagtccaggaggtcaaggctgcagtgagccctgactgTGTCAccgaactctagcctgggtgacagagtgagaccctgtctctaaaaatatataaacatataaatattttaaaaagatgctcaCAGCTTTAAAGCAGAAAGAGAGACTAAGAATGTCTACCACTTTCTTAGGATTCACTAAATACTCATGATTTTGAGTTCACGAAGACACTTCAGTTGTGAGATATGTATCCCTCCTTTTTTAGTCCAGCTTGGTAGATGAGTTTGATGTGAGTTTACATTTGAGAGTGAGTTTGCCTCCTCTTTCCCCCACTTGCCTCATTCTCATATGTTATctgtaaaatattctttttcaatGTGCCTGTATGAAATCTGTTCTTACAGGCTGTGGGAGCTTTAAGATTAACTATGGACTCAATAGTAATGCAATGGGGTCTGAGATCACCCTGGCAGGCAAACACTTTGCATGAGGTGTAATTGAAAACACTAGTACAACTAAATAACCCAGTTTCCATTCTAAGCTTTGTCCCCTGTGCAGCATTCAAGGCAAAAGAAGCCCTGACCAGTGCCAcgtgaaaaaaaggaaaagaacatggATTTCAGATAAGAATGATCCAGAAACCAAAGGAATTTGGGAAAGACTTTATAGACGCAAAGGAGCAAATGcagaacatgaagaaaactaaGAGGGCCTCAGTTCGGGGTGGGGAACCCACTGAGCTTCAAAAGATGTTTAAGCAGCATCTAAATGAAAAAATCTCCCTGGGCGTGGTCAGTTGCCAACTCAAAAGGATGAGGGAGACATCATCGTCTTGCCTAATTGCACCCCCCCTTTCCTACTTAGAGCTTAGCAGGAGGGGGCTGTAATATGATTACTTGTTGAGAAAGGGATTTCTAGTTGCTGCTTCAGAGGAGACTGAAATGACCTATTGCTTTCCTTTGATGTTTTGTTTGCTGATACAACTGCTGGACTTTGAAATGCAGTAGAACTCTAATTTAGTTCAGAAGcttgtttttaaacatatatttcagTCAGAGAACTGATTTTTATCTAAAATCCacttttcagaattttttaaaatgcaagtctTTTCTTCACAAAAGGCGTAAGTTTCCTCTCCCATCTCATCACTTTCATTTGGCTTCTCCAATTCCCTCTGAGCTCGGAGCAGACTTCTGGAAACAAGACTGTTGTGGAGTGCATGGGAGAGAGTCCTAGCCCCCAGCTGTTCTGTTCCCTCACTGTGCCATGTACTGGACCTCATGGATGGCCTCTAAGACTGGACCTAGATCAGCCTCGCTGACAATCCTAGAGGACTGCTAGGCCCAAGGAGGTTCCAGTGGAAAGGACACAGGGACATGGCAGGCAGAGTGGGCTTCTCTCCTTCCAAGCTGGTTTGGGGAGAAAAATCAAACAGGTTAATTGCTACATCTTCATTAGTTGACTTTCCCCTGTGGGCTGGTCCTGTAGTATGGCCTAACCTTTAGTAAAGATACTTATGCTAAAGGAACTAGGCACAGATGGACTTTAGGCTAGAATTCCatcttccctctgtctctgtccttTTCTCTGAGAAGTGTCCTTACTGCTTGAACCTCGGCGGAAGAGGTGGCCTCTGCAAGGGCTGGGTGGATAATGTGCACCCTATAGGCCAAGTTCTGCTTCACCTGTTTTCTTGGACCTGCacagttttcttgttttcttttttcttttaatttgaatGTCAGTGTCTTTAAAAAGGGCACAAACTCTCCAGGTCACTGTTAATCCCTAAATCCACCCTTCCCAGGCAGCCCACTTGGCTCATTCTGTGTTACCTAACACCACTGTGGGCTTCTGACCTTTCAACCTCTGGTGAACGAAAAATTCTCAGTTAACAGCCTCAGAAACAGCTTTAGATCCTGACGTTCCAGGGCCCTTGGAGAATAAAAGGTGGATCAAAGAGTAAACCAATCGCTCATAGACTGAGAtttaaatgagatttaaaaatccAATGAAGCCACTCCTGGGCCTCCTGGTTCTGCATTTTCTGTTGGATGCCTGCACCTGGTGGGCACTCTGAAGACCACTTACAGGGTGGGACAACTGCAGAATTGCAAACCCCATGAGGTTCTGCTTGGAGTTTATGTCAACATAGATCTCGTCTTTTCTCAGCCTGTTTCCATCAAAGTAATGCTTAATTGGGGCTGATCTGGGCTccgggaaggaaggggagagggcaGTCATTCTTTCACTGGATGCATTTAATTTTACTCTACCTAACAAGTTCAAAATGCTCTAGACTttcattcttccttcccttcctcctcacaCTTTTCCATCCTTTCCCTTCTTTGACTCCCAAACCCAAATGGGGTATAAGTGAGCAGCTAGGGGTTGGGTAGGGGTGAGAAACATTGTAGATCTTTATTTTATTCACCTCAAGCCCCACATTAAATCCCACATCCGTGTTTGCTAAAACATATAAGGTTCTGTAACCCCTGGTCATGTCCTTGGAGACCATTTAAAGTCATAAAATAAGCAATGTGTACTTTTTTGGAATGGTCAGTCATTTAAAACTATCATAGAACCAGCAAAGGCACTATGAAACAGAAAGCaacattcactttttaaaaagttaaaacacagGATTATAAAGACATTTGATGCTTTTTGCAGGTTTCTTCCAAATGTTTCCTTGTATCTCAGGGGATAGCTTTCAACTCTGTTTTGCGATTAGGAATATTTGGGTGAAAGTTTGAGAAACCGTGTGAAATTCTGGCAGATCTTTTTAGAAAAGTCTGCTTTTGTATCTGAGaggaatattttcttatttctgggGTTCATGGAATAAGGAATCATGTAGCCCTTGGCTGGACACTTAAATATGTTCCTGGACTTGCCAAAAAGACTTGGGTTGAGTCACTGGACTTGACTTCAAATTCCCATTCGGAGACCACTGGGATTGTAAAACCTTTTGCTGCTGAGTCCATTTCTTGTAACTGGCTCCATgtatttaagaataaataattCAGCTCTGTTAGTGTTGGTTTTGGGGTCCCCCTCCACAGCCCCAGCACAGTTATCCTGGTTTGTAGGAGCCACATCCAGCATTCACATTTTGTCTGTTCTGCATTTGTTGGAAAGTAAATAAGCAGCAGTAAAGAAGCTGTATTATGCATGTTTTCTGCCTTGGGTGGCACCTGGAATTTGCTGAATTTGCTGAGTGCAACTTAAAGTTTAAAAGGCTCCTGAGCCTCACCTTTTTCATGCCATGCAAgtcaaatggaaaaccaaataatCAGCATAAGCAAGCTGGTGGGTCCTTTCTCTTGGTTTCAACTGACTCCAGACCCTGTTGTGCAATTCCAGTGCTTCTTTTCTCCCCACTTCCAGCTGTTAAGTCTCCATGACCAGACTTAAATAACCATCTCCTCTCCCCTTCTCAGAGAATCAACCACCAATTTTGCATAATACTTAGGACATTGTGGTACAACAAACAAATTGAGGacccccaaaaaacccaaaaccaaacaGAACCCCACTCATCTCCACTGATTTTCTAGTATGTCTTGTTTACTTTATGTCAGTCTCACTAGaacttaaaaatcacttttaaagtAATAAAGCTGATTTTCACATGCCTTGTACAGACTTTCACTAATGCCAAGCAAAGGCATTTTGCCCAGATTGCTTTCCCCAGCTTATACACAGAGTTGAAAGCAGGGAATGGGGTGAAGTGGAATGGAAGAAGAACAGATGTAAATACTAAGCATATTGCAGGTTCAGTGACTTGCCCCAGAATGGGAGCCTGTCTTAGATCCTACAAATTCCTGTTCAATCCTTCTAGGCAAGATGCTTAATTATTGTTATGTGTAGGGAAGAAAATTGTTATCGGCAGAAGGTATCCGAGTCACATGGCACCAAAATGTATCACTGGTAGCGAATATCCAAGTTATCGTCAGAGAATCTGTATAGGTCGGCAGCAACCTCTATTCTTAcgtcctcagaagaaagaattcaactcaGGGTCAtaggcagaaaaagagactgaggcaagtttcagagcaggagtggaagtttatgtACGCCTGAGAGCAGGAACATAAGGCAAGTGATACAGgagacagaaattattttaagcaGATAATGAGGGCAAAAGAGTCCTCGGCAGAAGGGCTTCTAACAAAGAACAGCCCAAGAAATCACTTCTTTTCCaacaaagagcagcctgggaGATCGGGCTGcaaacacagagaagaaagctGGAAACTTGCACGAGGGGATGCCAGCAGCTGCACAGTTAGAAAGAGGTGCCTGGGGCCAGGAATGTCCACCATGGGGGCTCCACCTCCCCTCTGTTTTTAGCACATGCACAGTAAGAAAGAAATAAGTGGCccggcgcggcggctcacgcctgtaatcccagcactttgggaggccaaggcaggcggatcacaaggtcaggagttcgaaaccagcctgaccaacaaggtgaaaccccatctccactaaaaacacaaaaattagccgtgtgtggtggcacctgcctgtaatcccagctacttaggaggctgaagcaggagaatcgcttgaacctgggaggcggaggttgcagtgagccaagatctcaccactgcactccaacctgggtgacagagtgagactccttctcaaaaaaaaaaaaaagaaaaaaagaaaaaaataagcaacatgGAGTAGCTACTCACCTGTATAATAAAAGATTGGGGTGGGGGCTGCCAGAGATTCGTGCCCTATGCCAATGGCACACACGGTCCTAACCAGTTTTTCACGCCCTATGTAGATCCGACACCGCTTCCCCACTAGCTCATCTATAACACCCCCTGCATTTAACCACGGATAGGCAACTCATTTTTTCGGGACCCCTCTCTGGGGCAGagagctattctctttctttcacctacTAAAATTCTGCTCTAAACCCCACCCTTTGTGTGTTTCCGCATCCTTTACCTCCAAGGCTGTGAGACCGAGAACCTTGGGTGTCATCCCAGACAACAAGGCCGCTTCACAAGTACACCTGGAAGAGAGCCAAGTGGACACCTTGTAGGTCAAGTGCCCCGTTTgatcttgaacccaggattttATATGCTGGCCTACTTCCGGCATTTTGTGCCCCTTTCCCtcattcttcccttagggtgaaCCTCCCACGTGCATAGTGCCCTGCTTGTGATTGGGAGGTgagcatgtgcagtgtgtttaaGAAGTTGTATGCGTGCTCACCtaaggctttcttcccttttccagtggAACGCCGCTAGAAGGTCATACtctgccattttgtctcttaatgcgCATGCTCAAGCCCACTGGCCCAGTTCCAGAGATCTTAATTGGAAGCTGCCGACTACCAATTTCAAGTGTATTCATCTGTTGGGAAACTGCCTCTCCCTGTTGCGGCCATGATCAATGATCATTTTAGAGCGGCAGTGTGAGAACTGCCAAACCATCCCCTGATCGTCACCTGACATTTCTGGCCGGCTGGGAGGGGAGCCCTTCTCTGCCCCACTCATGCCTGACTACCTACCTACTCTAACAAAATCAGTATCTTGTCTTCCCAGTGATTCTTTATTTTGGTAATATAGAATCAACTTGTGGAGAAGGCAGCATGATGTAGTGAACAAAGCTTCAACAGGCCAGGATTTAAATCCCAGAGCCACCATTTATTGGCCATGTACCATCAGATATGTGTTACAGGCCTCTCCTGGTCCTCATTTTTTTCATCAGCAAAATGGAAAATGATGGCAAGGATCAAATAAGACGATAACTACAAGAAGCAAGCCCAAAGCTAGGCACACATTAAATgtgtttcccttcccttcttaAGTCAGAGTTTGGACTCTGAACATAAAATGTAACTCCCCACCAAGAGTTGACTCTGACTATGGGCACTGTTTCTATGAAGGAAGCTCTTGGTGGCCCTTTGTTGTAACTGTTGATTGCACACATCTGGAAACCATGACAACCGTTGTGCTTTGAGTTCAGCTTGGCCCAAATGTGGCTCTATATAAGGCAGCTTCTATACTTCAGTTTTTCCCAATACATCATAGCTTGGCTTGAGTTTGGGCAGAGGGGTGGGTGCCAAAGGAAATGTACAATGTCTGGGAAAAATTCGTATTCAACTAACAATTACCCAGATCTGTATGGCCCCACTGGGGCGCTGTTCCTGGAGCTTTCGTGTCCATTCTCCCACTGAAAATGCAGTAGGAAGCTTTATGATGATGCCTACTTTGCAGGTGTTTCGATGACTCTGGGTGGTTTAAATGACtttccaaggtcacagagatAATAAGGCAAGGACTTGGGATAAGATCCCAGGCTTCTGTCATGGAAGAAAGCAGGTCACAAGGATTTGCGGTGTTGGAAGAACAGCGGCTGTAGCGTCTGCCTGCCAAAGTGGTCCTTGAGTTGACACTGTCCACAACATGCACTGGAAGGCAGGAGAGGGGAGGTCCTATGTAAGTTTCCTTGGCCTTTAGAAGAAACCCTGTGTCCAGGCTCTCTGTCAACTAAGTCACATATCGAGCTGGGGCAGGTAGTGATATATGGCTAATTAAATGTGCCATGTAAAAAATTCCTGAACacgaattttaaaaaacagtttgtaAAACACTCCTGGCATCATTTAATCTTTTGGGGTTTTCACTTGTTGTATTCAGAAGGTATTTTAGGACCAACATtgtcatgcattcattcaacgaATATTTATTCACCTACTTACTGTGTATCAagcactgttttgttttgttgttgttttgggacagaatctcactctgttgcctaggctggagtgcagtggcacgatatctgctaactgcaacctccgcctcctgggttcaagcgattcctgtgcctcatactcccaagcagctgggattacagttgtgtgccacaacttttggctaattttcatatttttttgtagagacggggtttcaccatgttggccaggctggtcttgaactcctgacctcaggtgatctgcccgccttggcctcccaaattactgggattacaggtgtgacccactgcgcccggccgttaAAACTTTTTAACACAAACTCTTCAAAATGCCATCTTTTGTAACCTTCATAGGTTACAAAAGGTATTAATAGATTGAGATTTGCTGGGGGAAAGAATGCTAAAAAATAAGTCAGCTTTCTTTTCTGTAAccatttaaagaaatacaaagtaaTTCTACAGGTAATTCCTTGGTGGgcttatttgttaatttttttctttcttttccatttttctcttactCTTTGGTTTGTAGGAGAACCCCTTTATTCCCAGGAGGCAATTTTGAGTCCCAACATGTCCTGCATCATCTCCTGTGCCCACTGCCAAAGGAAGGCTACCAGAGCGTGGGTTTCAGCACAGCTCTGATTGGATGATAAGCAAGGAGAGTAATATGCTGCTAGGgggttagagaaaaaaaaaaaaaaaaaaaaactagaatacCAGAATGTAGTATTTCAAATTTCCTCCCTCCAAATCAAAAGCCTTGTGAATGAAATTATGACCATTATTCAAGTGTAATTATACTGAGTATGTAAAATGGAAACACTGAAAGTAAATCATACATTTGGATATTACATTTCATATTTGAGAACATTCCAGAAACATTTTATGATTGTTGAGTGTAATGTCAGGAGACAAACTTCTACAaattttatacataaatttttccattttctctgtttcCCATTTATGTCAAGTTGAACACATGGTATGACTTTTAatattctctcttccttctccttccccacaTTGAATGTCAAGTGATCACACTCAATCTTGATTATCCTAAATTTACCCTTAGGCTCTATCACCCCATTGTGTGTTGCAGCCAGAACAAGAgggtttttaaattaatatcaaaaggagaggccaggcttggtggctcatgcttataattccagcactttggaaggctggggcaggaagatcccttgagcccaggagtttcagaccagcctgggcaacatagtgagattttgtctctacaaaaaaaaaaaaagattttttttaatttagcagggtgtggtggcatgccctgtagtctcagctactatggaggctgaggtgggaggatcacttgatcctggaaggtggaggctgcagtaagccgagtgGCACCAGTACACTCCtgtcaaaagagagagagagacagaagctCTAAATAAacctataaaactataaaactgggGTCTTATGGATGCTAGCAAATATCTTGGAAAGAACTGCCAGCTCCAGTCAATTACGGAAGACCACGGCGGCTACAAGCTGTTTTCCAGCTCAGGCGTCAACTCGTGGAAACTGGGTAATACCGAGGGAACTGCGGATTCTCGCGTGAACAGGATCTCGCAGATGTGGGGGCGTAGGAAGAGTCTCCTCAGGCCCGCTCCAACCCCCAACGGACTTAGGGGTTGGCGGTGAACTACGGGTGGCCCCGCGCCGCGCCAGCTGGGGGCGCCGGAGCGCGAGCGCGGGGCGGCGCCGTTGGGATCACagccgaggcgggagaatggcttccagcttcaagAAGCCCAGCGCCGCCCCCACCAGCCAAAAGAGAAAGTTGGCGCCTAAGCCCGAGCTCACTGAAGATCAGAAGCAAGAAGTTCGGGAAGCGTTTGACCTCTTTGACGCGGACGGAAGCGGGACCATCGACGTGAAAGAGCTGAAGGTGGCCATGAGAGCTCTGGGCTTCGAACCCAGGAAGGAAGAGATGAAGAAGATGATCTCCGAGGTGGACAAGGAAGGCACGGGGAAGATCAGCTTCAATGACTTCCTGGCCGTGATGACTCAGAAGATGTCCGAGAAGGACACCAAAGAAGAAATCCTGAAGGCCTTCAGGCTCTTTGATGACGATGAGACCGGGAAGATCTCGTTCAAAAACCTGAAGCGCGTGGCCAACGAGCTGGGGGAAAACCTCACGGATGAGGAGCTGCAGGAGATGATCGACGAAGCTGATCGGGACGGGGACGGCGAAGTGAATGAGGAGGAGTTCCTTCGGATCATGAAGAAGACCAACCTTTACTGAAGTCGGTTCAGAAGCTAAAGTGACTCTCTGGGTTCCCCGCTTCCATTTTGTGAAACCTTAGAGGACGGCGGTTGCCTGTCCCTTCTTCACCCCCTCACCCCCATAATTTGTCTAGATCTATTTCCATATCTCTAGTTCAATTATAGAATTTGAAAGATGCTTGTAATGTgagttttggtttttaattctcAAGAGCCTACCTGGAGCACATAAGGTTAAACAAAGGGCCCTGAAGTTTGAGTACGCCCTCCATTTGCCCTGTGCTGAACTTGCAGAGACATCCGTTGAGCTGGAGGCAGGACAACTTCTGGGACACACAAAAATGTGATTCCCTTTGTCACTTCTTTGGTGGTCTTAAATTATCTTGCTTCATATATCATTCCTTAAATTCCAGTCATTGTTCCAGCATAATGAGATGGAATCTGCCAGTAGATTTGCCTAGCCTGTCCACTTAGCTGAATACCAGTTTGAAGGAAAACAGAGTGGCCACTTACAAACTTACTGAGCTCAGGACAGATAATCTTTTAAAGAATAGGCTTGCTTGGGTGGTAGTACGTTGTGCAATTTAGACTATTCACTGGCTTCATACGTGCAAATGATTCTTCATTTGTGTGTAAATTGTCCACCGATTCTTCGTTTGTGTGTAAATTGTCCACCGTGCATTTATCTAGGGCTAGTATGTATACCTGGgctacagaataaaaataaaatctaatactGGCCCAAGCAAAGTATAATTTGCTTAAGAGGTTATGCTAACAAATGATTTTGAGTAAATATCTACAAATGTAGGATCTTAGTTTAGGAAATTGTAGGGAATACCTTAATATAACATTTTAAGCTACTTACAGTCCTTGGAAATATCAACAAATATCTTAGATATCAGACTATTAAAACCTTAGTCATCTCCTTACTGCTTGATTATAAGACACTTTCTCCCCACCAATCCTTAGAACATCTTGTTTCTTGGTACTTGACTTTTAGCCCCTCTGAGATATAGTTGATGTTAGAGTGTCTGGCGTTTAAGTAGTGCTCTATTTTACAAATCCCAGTAAACTGTTCCACTGTGGCTTGTTTATGTGTTAATACTGCTTGTTTTCTGTTATAAATTCTTTCTTGCTTTGGAGTAAGATATCTATCATTTTGAATATCTACAAATCTGAAggtaaagaaaattttttaaatgtaattgtgGGAAAATAAATAGATCTGCTGAGATGGAGGCTTTGACTAGTGTTTTAATAataggcaacaaaacaaaaaggcaggaTATTTTGGTCACAACTAAACCTAAATTAAATCCTCATACAAAGCCCCATTAAGATAAATGCTCAAATTCTGGGAACATTTCACTTGCTTTGCCAGCAATTTTACCCTTCAGAGGGTGTGGATCTAATCAGGGGAACAAACTACCCTGGACTTAATTCTCATTAACAGGGACTAATTTGTCAAAGCGGCAGTACTAGCTGAAGTGATGGGTATGGAAGTATTCACTGTGAGGATTTTGCTGAggtgcctggcacagggcaggGGAACTCACCCAGGCTGCAAGATGCTAATGGTTCAGGTTCAAGGTCTTAGTGTGGACTCAGGTGCAGTCAGGATGGGAACAGGTACAACTTGGGCCAACATCAGTATGAAGGGCCTGATCTGAGGGCGGGGGGAGGAAGGGGTATTCTGGGAAGCATGAGTTCCTGGTATCCTGTTGACCAGAGTCTTGGCCCAAGGATCAACGTATgaattaaaagtagaaatacCAGAAACAAAGAAAGTTGGCAGAAACTAGGAGAAGCAGAGTCTCAGCCAACTGGACTGGGCTCAGTCTTGGCTACTGGCCCAGCAGATGATAGAAGAGAAAACCAGGAACCCAGGCTGAAGCCCAGCGGTCGGGCTGGCCACACACCTCAGGCCTTACAGGGGTGGCCTGAGGGCATGGTCCATTCCAAACAAGGAAAGGGGGCTCCAGAATATTTCTGAATCCCACTCACTGCCAGGGAAGAACCTCTCAATTCACTGAATAgtgcattctcctgcctctcaatAGGCTCATACTCTAGAGAATATGGGGACAAGGGGAGGAGGGTCTACTGGAACAAGCCTAAACTGGCATTTAAATTTTAAGATAAGTTAATCATACATTGGCTGGGCCAGCCATGTCTCTTAGTCTTTACAAAAGTagaacacaaaaaaattcaaTGGAAATCTGCAGACaactatttgcagatgaggaaacacgGCTATAAAGATTGGGaagaactggccaggtgcagtggctcacgcctgtaatcccagcactgtgggaggccaaggcaggtggatcacttgagatcaggagttggagaccagcccgggtaacatcgtaaaaccctgtttctactcaaattacaaaaattagcagggcgtggtggtgccctcctgtaatcccagctacgtgggaggctgaggcaggacaatggcttgaacctggtgatcagaggttgcagtgagccaaaatcatgccactgtactccagcctggttgacagagcaagactctttcaaaaaaaaaaaaaagagagagagagattggctGGTCCCAAGGCATTCCAAATTGGGACGAGGAATTTGGGCCTTTAAAACTTCTCATTGACTGTCAGTCACTGGGCATGAGCAGTCCCCAGGAAGAGGGGATGACTTCGAGCAAGGTGGACGTCTTCAGTCAAGGGCAATCACTGGTTAgttccactgtttttttttttttttttttttttttttgagacagagtctcactctgttacccaggctggagtgtagtggcacgatctcgaatcactgcaacctccgcctcccaggttcaagcaattctcctccctcagcctcccgagtagctgggactacaggcacctgctaccatgcccagctaatttttgtatttttagtagagacgaggttttaccacactggccagaatggtctcgaaccTTCTtaacttttgaaggataatttcacggGAAGAAGTATAGGttagtgtatttttcttttaatactttaaatatttcactccacttTCTTCTTGCTTATGTGGTTTCTGAAGAGAATGACGTAATTCTTATTCTTGTTTCTGCGCACGTAAGGTGGTTTCAtacctctggcttctttcaagaatttctctttggccgggcgcggtggctcaagcctgtaatcccagcactttgggaggccgagacgggcggatcacgaggtcaggagatcgagaccatcctggctaacacggtgaaaccccgtctctactaaaaaaatacaaaaaactagccgggcgaggtggcgggcgcctggagtcccagctactggggaggttgaggcaggagaatggcgtgaacccgggaggcggc
This is a stretch of genomic DNA from Macaca nemestrina isolate mMacNem1 chromosome 19, mMacNem.hap1, whole genome shotgun sequence. It encodes these proteins:
- the LOC105464681 gene encoding centrin-1; protein product: MASSFKKPSAAPTSQKRKLAPKPELTEDQKQEVREAFDLFDADGSGTIDVKELKVAMRALGFEPRKEEMKKMISEVDKEGTGKISFNDFLAVMTQKMSEKDTKEEILKAFRLFDDDETGKISFKNLKRVANELGENLTDEELQEMIDEADRDGDGEVNEEEFLRIMKKTNLY